A region from the Macrobrachium nipponense isolate FS-2020 chromosome 47, ASM1510439v2, whole genome shotgun sequence genome encodes:
- the LOC135204838 gene encoding C-type lectin domain family 4 member M-like, protein MRTKTLFLLAIFLLGFASGRTRASKLDRIKKQLAAYLKEAPVTNTYDEILEEEESEKERLEVTTSFTTNLDRKSTEEKIEEEEVPSLQDVREEKVAASGDAPTDSHSISLLTDIRGLLYSLREDQNKGQTQQEHYQSLEDMAQQAQASVRAMAEDVERYRAFTDEKIQLVLETFATLRLLVVSQGSQLKEALDRLEALEGRADILESQVSEAQTPLGPTRTSERFGGQRPGVVEVPPLTGVTIMNNKIVDLTRTVNTLQKEVRSLRVNVTELVALSQVITVHEKPASSSSSPSLLPSAPPTSSATPTGSPASSPAPQDHKQCQCDLEGVGASIKKIEEEQAAQRSFADDLRKNLTLLTGQERQRVDSTFTNRLGEVEGSLRDLNAVRREVTAVKENLNSIQKELGGVAGVKGVLGSSFVNLGMKGLCVWPYTRNGDSCFFIQVTKRLNWKAARDYCRTIQGDLAAPASFDDLKNFIGNQRMSRTYSYWLGASDFEVEGAWTWVNGQPLFQNSTLWAPNYPSENTFSNCLSFKPNNRYEILATDEECRISRYFICQQERLV, encoded by the exons CTTACGACGAGAtcctagaagaagaagagagcgagAAGGAGCGTCTCGAAGTGACCACCTCCTTCACGACGAATCTCGATCGAAAATcaacagaagaaaaaatagaggaagaagaagtccCGTCCCTGCAGGACGTTCGAGAGGAGAAAGTAGCAGCGTCAGGAGATGCCCCAACCGACAGCCACTCGATCTCTCTCCTGACGGACATCAGAGGCCTCCTCTACAGTCTGCGGGAGGACCAGAACAAGGGCCAGACGCAGCAGGAGCACTACCAGAGTCTGGAGGACATGGCGCAACAGGCCCAGGCGTCCGTCAGAGCCATGGCCGAGGACGTCGAGCGATACAGGGCCTTCACTGACGAGAAGATCCAACTGGTTCTGGAGACGTTCGCCACCTTGAGGCTTCTGGTTGTCAGCCAGGGCAGCCAGTTGAAAGAGGCCCTGGACAGACTGGAAGCCCTGGAGGGAAGGGCGGACATCTTGGAGAGCCAGGTATCCGAAGCCCAGACGCCCCTCGGGCCGACCAGGACCAGCGAGAGGTTCGGAGGACAGAGACCAGGGGTGGTAGAGGTGCCTCCTCTTACAGGCGTCACAATCATGAACAACAAGATCGTCGACCTCACCAGGACGGTGAACACGCTGCAGAAGGAGGTCAGGAGCCTGAGGGTGAACGTGACGGAGCTGGTGGCCCTGTCCCAGGTGATCACGGTCCACGAGAaacctgcctcctcctcctcctccccgtcccTCCTACCTTCTGCGCCTCCAACTTCTTCTGCCACTCCCACGGGATCTCCAGCGTCGTCGCCGGCGCCACAAGACCACAAGCAGTGCCAATGCGACCTAGAGGGCGTGGGGGCGTCCATCAAGAAGATAGAGGAAGAGCAGGCGGCGCAGAGGAGCTTCGCTGACGACCTGAGGAAGAACCTGACCCTCCTGACGGGGCAGGAACGCCAGAGGGTCGACTCGACTTTCACGAACAGACTCGGGGAAGTGGAGGGGTCGCTCAGGGACCTCAACGCCGTCAGGAGGGAGGTGACCGCCGTCAAGGAGAACCTGAATTCCATCCAGAAGGAGCTCGGGGGCGTGGCCGGGGTCAAGGGCGTCCTTGGGAGTTCCTTCGTCAACCTGGGAATGAAAG GCCTGTGCGTGTGGCCTTATACCAGGAACGGCGACAGCTGCTTCTTCATCCAGGTCACCAAACGCCTCAACTGGAAGGCTGCCAGGGACTACTGCAGGACCATCCAGGGTGACCTGGCTGCTCCGGCATCCTTCGACGACTTGAAGAACTTCATCGGCAATCAGAGAA TGAGCCGCACATACTCCTACTGGCTGGGGGCCTCCGACTTCGAGGTGGAAGGCGCGTGGACCTGGGTGAACGGCCAGCCCCTCTTCCAGAACTCGACTCTGTGGGCGCCGAACTACCCGAGCGAGAATACCTTCTCCAACTGCCTGTCCTTCAAGCCTAACAATCGTTACGAGATCCTGGCCACAGACGAGGAGTGTAGGATCAGTCGCTACTTCATCTGCCAGCAGGAGAGGCTCGTCTGA